The genomic window TAACGATTTACTGATGACGACAGAAGTTTTATCAATCAAATGAAAAATAGCATATTTGTCACTTGCTTCACAATAAATTACAGTTTCCAATTTAATAATCTGAAAACCTTCGTAGGTAGGTAGTATTATCTTTTCGGGTGTTTTGGTGAGACTTTCTTGGAGTAAATTGATTTTTTCTTCCTGGATATTTTTATTCCTAGTATTTTGAAATCGTTCAGTTGCATTTATGAGATCTTTGGCACTAATAGGTTTGAGTAAATAATGAAGAGCTGAAAATTCAATGGCCTTCAAGGCAAAATTATCATGGGCCGTTGTAAAAACAACTTCAAAATTTTTGAATGAAATATTCTGAAGAATTTCAAACCCATCACCATCATCTAAGTGAATGTCTAAAAAAACTAAATCTGGCTTAAGGCTATCTATTATTTTTATACCACTTTCAACGCTATTGCCTTGGCTAACAATTTTCAGATTTGGACAAAACTTTTTTATAATCTCTGTAATTGTAAATCTGCAATGTTCTTCATCATCGATAATTACCGTTCTAATTAATTCTTTATTCATGATAATCAGATAATTTAATTAAGGGTGGAACTTTCAGTATCACTTTTGTACCACATGCTATATTTTGAATGTCATATAGATCAATAATTTCAAGAGAAATACGGCTGGAATAAATCCTGTTTAAAAGCCCAATTCTATCGTGAATATTTTGCATACCAACCGATTTATGATTGTGCCTTTTGTCAGAAATTTGTCTTGCTTTCACTCGCCCAATTCCATTATCTTCAATAATAACCGTCATGTTTTCTAATTCATCATCTTTAACTGTAATTGTAATTAGGCTATTCGATTTGAGGGTTGCAAAACCATGGTGGATGGCATTTTCAACAAAGGGCTGAATAAGTAGCGGTGGAATCAAAATCGCAGTTGTATCAACATTCGAATCAATTACTATATCATAATCAAATTTCCATGAGAAGCGTAATTTTTCCAGTTCAAGATATTGTGCTAATGTGATTATTTCCTGATCGAGTGTGATGAACTTTTTCCGTGAAGATTCAACAACTGTTCGTAGTAAACGGGCAAAACTATCGATATATTCACTAGCCAAATTATTTTCATTTCGCACAATATAGCCTTGTATTGAATTCATGCAGTTGTAAATAAAATGGGGGTTCATCTGACTTCTTAACGAACTTATTTCTGCATGAAGTAAATTTTTCTCGATCAGATCCTTTCTTTTTTGGCTACTCAAAATCAGTTTCAGTATGATCAGGATAATCGCCAATGACAAAACTGAAACAAGCAAAACAAATAGAAATGTTTTTGTGAAATGCTTCCTAATTTGGAACTCTATTATTTGCGCATTTTCTGTCCAATTATTTCCATCTGACGTGCAATAAACCACAAATTGATAATTACCTGCTAATAGTTTTGGATAGCGAACAGTTGAATTTTTACTCATTATCCAACTTGAGTCTAATCCAACAAGTCGGTATTTGTATAACAAATTTTGATTGGCATTAATAGATATTCCTTTGAAATGGAACGTTAAGGTGTTTTGATTGGGATGGAGTTGATATTTTGAACATACTAAAGTA from Bacteroidota bacterium includes these protein-coding regions:
- a CDS encoding response regulator transcription factor is translated as MNKELIRTVIIDDEEHCRFTITEIIKKFCPNLKIVSQGNSVESGIKIIDSLKPDLVFLDIHLDDGDGFEILQNISFKNFEVVFTTAHDNFALKAIEFSALHYLLKPISAKDLINATERFQNTRNKNIQEEKINLLQESLTKTPEKIILPTYEGFQIIKLETVIYCEASDKYAIFHLIDKTSVVISKSLNDVEKTLQDLSFVRIHHSYIVNLKYITSYEKGKGGSVSLTNGKKLEISFRRKQLFIDKLKKYVTHF